In the genome of Oncorhynchus mykiss isolate Arlee chromosome 18, USDA_OmykA_1.1, whole genome shotgun sequence, one region contains:
- the LOC110495907 gene encoding CCR4-NOT transcription complex subunit 9 isoform X1 produces MLATGAAVTTALAQVDREKIYQWINELSSPETRENALLELSKKRESVPDLAPMLWHSCGTIAALLQEIVNIYPSINPPTLTAHQSNRVCNALALLQCVASHPETRSAFLAAHIPLFLYPFLHTVSKTRPFEYLRLTSLGVIGALVKTDEQEVINFLLTTEIIPLCLRIMESGSELSKTVATFILQKILLDDTGLAYICQTYERFSHVAMILGKMVLQLSKEPSARLLKHVVRCYLRLSDNSSPHTRAREALRQCLPDQLKDTTFAQVLKDDTTTKRWLAQLVKNLQEGQVTDPRGIPLPTQ; encoded by the exons ATGCTGGCTACAGGAGCA GCTGTAACCACGGCTCTGGCCCAAGTGGATAGGGAAAAGATATACCAGTGGATCAACGAGCTGTCCAGCCCAGAGACCCGCGAGAATGCCCTGCTTGAGCTCAGTAAAAAACGGGAGTCCGTGCCAGATTTGGCTCCAATGCTATGGCACTCCTGTGGAACTATAGCTGCTCTCCTGCAG GAAATTGTCAACATCTACCCCTCAATAAACCCCCCAACCCTCACCGCTCACCAGTCCAACAGAGTATGCAACGCATTAGCACTTCTGCAGTGTGTAGCCTCTCATCCAGAGACAAG ATCGGCATTTCTGGCAGCACACATTCCTCTATTCCTGTACCCCTTCTTACACACTGTCAGCAAAACACGACCATTTGAGTACCTCCGACTCACCAGCCTAGGAGTCATCG GTGCCTTGGTCAAAACAGATGAGCAGGAAGTGATCAACTTCCTGTTGACAACAGAAATCATTCCCCTGTGCCTTCGCATAATGGAGTCTGGCAGTGAGCTTTCCAAAACG GTAGCAACTTTTATACTACAGAAAATACTCCTTGATGACACAGGGCTGGCATACATTTGCCAAACGTATGAACGCTTCTCCCATGTGGCCATGATACTT GGCAAAATGGTTCTTCAGCTCTCCAAAGAGCCCTCTGCTCGTCTTTTGAAACATGTTGTCCGCTGTTACCTACGCCTGTCAGACAACTCCAG CCCCCACACCAGAGCCCGAGAGGCCCTCCGTCAGTGTCTACCAGACCAGCTTAAAGACACCACGTTTGCCCAAGTCCTGAAGGACGATACCACCACCAAACGCTGGTTGGCACAGCTGGTGAAGAACCTACAGGAAGGCCAAGTCACAGACCCCAGAGGCATCCCTTTGCCCACACAGTAG
- the LOC110495907 gene encoding CCR4-NOT transcription complex subunit 9 isoform X2: protein MLATGAAVTTALAQVDREKIYQWINELSSPETRENALLELSKKRESVPDLAPMLWHSCGTIAALLQEIVNIYPSINPPTLTAHQSNRVCNALALLQCVASHPETRSAFLAAHIPLFLYPFLHTVSKTRPFEYLRLTSLGVIGALVKTDEQEVINFLLTTEIIPLCLRIMESGSELSKTVATFILQKILLDDTGLAYICQTYERFSHVAMILGKMVLQLSKEPSARLLKHVVRCYLRLSDNSRAREALRQCLPDQLKDTTFAQVLKDDTTTKRWLAQLVKNLQEGQVTDPRGIPLPTQ from the exons ATGCTGGCTACAGGAGCA GCTGTAACCACGGCTCTGGCCCAAGTGGATAGGGAAAAGATATACCAGTGGATCAACGAGCTGTCCAGCCCAGAGACCCGCGAGAATGCCCTGCTTGAGCTCAGTAAAAAACGGGAGTCCGTGCCAGATTTGGCTCCAATGCTATGGCACTCCTGTGGAACTATAGCTGCTCTCCTGCAG GAAATTGTCAACATCTACCCCTCAATAAACCCCCCAACCCTCACCGCTCACCAGTCCAACAGAGTATGCAACGCATTAGCACTTCTGCAGTGTGTAGCCTCTCATCCAGAGACAAG ATCGGCATTTCTGGCAGCACACATTCCTCTATTCCTGTACCCCTTCTTACACACTGTCAGCAAAACACGACCATTTGAGTACCTCCGACTCACCAGCCTAGGAGTCATCG GTGCCTTGGTCAAAACAGATGAGCAGGAAGTGATCAACTTCCTGTTGACAACAGAAATCATTCCCCTGTGCCTTCGCATAATGGAGTCTGGCAGTGAGCTTTCCAAAACG GTAGCAACTTTTATACTACAGAAAATACTCCTTGATGACACAGGGCTGGCATACATTTGCCAAACGTATGAACGCTTCTCCCATGTGGCCATGATACTT GGCAAAATGGTTCTTCAGCTCTCCAAAGAGCCCTCTGCTCGTCTTTTGAAACATGTTGTCCGCTGTTACCTACGCCTGTCAGACAACTCCAG AGCCCGAGAGGCCCTCCGTCAGTGTCTACCAGACCAGCTTAAAGACACCACGTTTGCCCAAGTCCTGAAGGACGATACCACCACCAAACGCTGGTTGGCACAGCTGGTGAAGAACCTACAGGAAGGCCAAGTCACAGACCCCAGAGGCATCCCTTTGCCCACACAGTAG